A stretch of Aedes aegypti strain LVP_AGWG chromosome 2, AaegL5.0 Primary Assembly, whole genome shotgun sequence DNA encodes these proteins:
- the LOC5579525 gene encoding 60S ribosomal protein L12, with protein MPPKFDPNEIKHVYLRCVGGEVGATSSLAPKIGPLGLSPKKIGDDIAKATGDWKGLKITVCLTIQNRQAAISVVPSAASLIVKALKEPPRDRKKVKNIKHNGNITFDEVISIARVMRPRSMARELSGTCKEVLGTAHSVGCTIDGRSPSDVIDDINSGAIECPAE; from the exons ATGCCACCAAAGTTCGACCCCAATGAAATTAAGCACG TCTACCTGAGATGTGTCGGTGGAGAAGTCGGCGCCACTTCATCTTTGGCCCCCAAAATCGGTCCACTTGGTCTG TCCCCCAAGAAGATCGGTGACGACATTGCCAAGGCCACTGGAGACTGGAAGGGTCTGAAGATCACCGTGTGCTTGACCATCCAGAACCGACAGGCTGCCATCTCGGTTGTCCCATCGGCTGCTTCCCTGATCGTAAAGGCCTTGAAGGAACCACCACGCGATCGTAAGAAGGTCAAGAACATCAAGCACAACGGTAACATCACCTTCGATGAAGTTATCAGCATTGCCCGAGTGATGCGACCCCGCTCGATGGCTCGCGAACTGTCCGGTACCTGCAAGGAAGTGCTGGGTACGGCCCACAGTGTCGGCTGCACGATCGATGGCCGTTCACCATCTGACGTCATTGACGACATCAACAGTGGAGCGATTGAATGTCCTGCTGAGTGA
- the LOC5567116 gene encoding pleckstrin homology domain-containing family F member 1 homolog: protein MVDKLVNSEANARRIQMVESCFGSSGQPLYVPGRVLVGEGVLTKMCRKRPKARQFFLFNDILVYGNIVIGKKKYNKQHLIPLEEVQLQALEDNGQYRNGWLIRTATKSFAVYAATQTEKQEWMAHINKCIEDLLRKSGKKPVENHAAVWVPDSEANICMHCKKTQFTMLIRRHHCRNCGAVVCGPCSSKKFLLPGQSNKPLRVCLDCYDNLSSMKREENKGLNANNNKPVTSPESSGDDDSDDEEEPKDTHDQPKFYGDEKPEK, encoded by the exons TTAACAGCGAGGCCAACGCACGTCGAATACAGATGGTGGAGAGCTGTTTCGGCAGTTCCGGCCAACCACTGTATGTCCCAGGCCGAGTCCTGGTCGGGGAAGGTGTACTGACAAAGATGTGCCGCAAACGCCCAAAGGCGCGCCAATTTTTCCTGTTCAACGACATTCTTGTCTATGGAAACATAGTTATCGGCAAAAAGAAATACAACAAGCAACATCTAATACCACTGGAAGAAGTGCAACTGCAAGCCCTCGAGGACAATGGAC aatacagAAACGGATGGCTAATACGAACCGCTACGAAGTCATTTGCCGTCTATGCTGCTACACAAACGGAAAAACAAGAATGGATGGCACACATAAACAAATGCATTGAAGACTTGTTAcggaaaa GTGGTAAGAAACCTGTGGAAAATCACGCAGCCGTTTGGGTGCCGGACAGTGAGGCTAACATATGCATGCATTGCAAGAAAACTCAATTCACCATGTTGATACGTAGG CATCACTGTCGAAATTGCGGTGCTGTGGTCTGTGGGCCATGTTCATCGAAAAAATTCCTTCTCCCAGGACAAAGCAACAAACCGTTGCGCGTGTGTTTGGATTGCTACGACAATCTGAGCTCTATGAAGCGAGAAGAG AATAAGGGATTGAATGCCAACAACAACAAGCCAGTTACATCGCCAGAAAGCTCCGGTGACGATGACTCGGACGACGAAGAGGAACCGAAGGATACGCATGATCAG CCAAAATTCTACGGCGATGAAAAACCAGAGAAATAG